One segment of Mus caroli chromosome 6, CAROLI_EIJ_v1.1, whole genome shotgun sequence DNA contains the following:
- the Brpf1 gene encoding peregrin isoform X5, whose translation MGVDFDVKTFCHNLRATKPPYECPVETCRKVYKSYSGIEYHLYHYDHDSPPPPQQTPLRKHKKKGRQSRPANKQSPSPSEVSQSPGREVMSYAQAQRMVEVDLHGRVHRISIFDNLDVVSEDEEAPEEAPENGSNKENTETPAATPKSGKHKNKEKRKDSNHHHHSAPASAAPKLPEVVYRELEQDTPDAPPRPTSYYRYIEKSAEELDEEVEYDMDEEDYIWLDIMNERRKTEGVSPIPQEIFEYLMDRLEKESYFESHNKGDPNALVDEDAVCCICNDGECQNSNVILFCDMCNLAVHQECYGVPYIPEGQWLCRRCLQSPSRAVDCALCPNKGGAFKQTDDGRWAHVVCALWIPEVCFANTVFLEPIDSIEHIPPARWKLTCYICKQRGSGACIQCHKANCYTAFHVTCAQQAGLYMKMEPVRETGANGTSFSVRKTAYCDIHTPPGSARRLPALSHSEGEEEEDEEEDEGKSWSSEKVKKAKAKSRIKMKKARKILAEKRAAAPVVSVPCIPPHRLSKITNRLTIQRKSQFMQRLHSYWTLKRQSRNGVPLLRRLQTHLQSQRNCEQVGRESDDKNWALKEQLKSWQRLRHDLERARLLVELIRKREKLKRETIKIQQIAMEMQLTPFLILLRKTLEQLQEKDTGNIFSEPVPLSEVTELDEVPDYLDHIKKPMDFFTMKQNLEAYRYLNFDDFEEDFNLIVSNCLKYNAKDTIFYRAAVRLREQGGAVLRQARRQAEKMGIDFETGMHIPHNLTGDEVSHHTEDAVEEERLVLLENQKHLPVEEQLKLLLERLDEVNASKQSVGRSRRAKMIKKEMTALRRKLAHQRETGRDGPERHGPSGRGNLTPHPAACDKDGQTDSAAEESSSQETSKGLGPNMSSTPAHEVGRRTSVLFSKKNPKTAGPPKRPGRPPKNRESQMTPSHGGSPVGPPQLPIMGSLRQRKRGRSPRPSSSSDSDSDKSTEDPPMDLPANGFSSGNQPVKKSFLVYRNDCNLPRSSSDSESSSSSSSSAASDRTSTTPSKQGRGKPSFSRGTFPEDSSEDTSGTENEAYSVGTGRGVGHSMVRKSLGRGAGWLSEDEDSPLDALDLVWAKCRGYPSYPALIIDPKMPREGMFHHGVPIPVPPLEVLKLGEQMTQEAREHLYLVLFFDNKRTWQWLPRTKLVPLGVNQDLDKEKMLEGRKSNIRKSVQIAYHRALQHRSKVQGEQSSETSDSD comes from the exons ATGGGGGTGGACTTTGATGTGAAGACCTTCTGCCACAACTTGCGAGCAACTAAGCCACCATATGAGTGCCCTGTGGAGACTTGCCGCAAGGTTTACAAGAGTTACAGTGGTATCGAGTACCACCTGTACCACTATGACCACGACAGCCCACCACCCCCACAGCAGACCCCACTGCGCAAGCACAAAAAGAAAGGGCGCCAGTCACGACCAGCCAACAAGCAGTCACCCAGCCCCTCTGAAGTCTCACAGTCACCAGGCCGAGAGGTGATGAGCTATGCTCAGGCCCAGCGCATGGTAGAAGTGGACCTTCATGGCCGTGTCCACCGAATCAGCATCTTTGACAACTTGGATGTGGTGTCAGAGGATGAGGAGGCCCCTGAGGAGGCCCCTGAGAATGGCAGCAACAAGGAAAACACTGAGACACCTGCGGCTACACCTAAGtcaggcaagcataagaacaagGAGAAACGAAAGGACTctaaccaccaccatcacagcGCTCCTGCCAGTGCTGCTCCCAAATTGCCTGAGGTGGTGTATCGTGAGCTAGAGCAAGATACCCCTGACGCACCACCCCGGCCCACTTCCTACTACCG GTACATCGAGAAATCTGCAGAGGAGCTGGATGAGGAGGTGGAGTATGACATGGATGAAGAGGACTATATCTGGCTGGATATCATGAATGAGCGGCGGAAGACTGAAGGTGTAAGTCCCATCCCACAAGAGATCTTTGAGTACTTAATGGACCGTTTGGAGAAGGAGTCGTACTTTGAGAGTCACAATAAAGGTGACCCCAATGCACTAGTGGATGAAGATGCCGTGTGCTGTATCTGCAATGATGGCGAGTGCCAGAACAGCAATGTCATCCTCTTCTGTGACATGTGTAACTTGGCTGTGCACCAGGAGTGCTACGGTGTCCCCTATATCCCTGAAGGCCAGTGGCTGTGCCGCCGTTGCCTGCAGTCACCTTCTCGTGCAGTGGATTGTGCTCTGTGCCCCAATAAGGGTGGTGCCTTCAAGCAGACAGATGATGGCCGCTGGGCCCACGTGGTGTGTGCCTTGTGGATCCCTGAGGTTTGCTTTGCCAACACAGTCTTCCTAGAACCTATTGACAGCATTGAGCACATCCCACCAGCTCGGTGGAAGCTCACCTGCTACATTTGTAAACAGCGGGGCTCTGGAGCCTGCATCCAGTGCCATAAGGCCAATTGCTACACAGCCTTCCATGTGACATGTGCCCAACAAGCTGGCCTTTACATGAAGATGGAACCTGTGCGGGAGACAGGTGCCAATGGTACCTCCTTTAGCGTCCGCAAGACAGCCTACTGTGACATCCACACACCCCCAGGTTCTGCTCGTCGCCTGCCTGCCCTATCCCACAGtgagggtgaggaagaagaggatgaggaagaagatgagggtAAAAGCTGGAGCTCAGAGAAGGTCAAGAAGGCCAAGGCCAAGTCCCGGATTAAGATGAAGAAAGCTCGGAAGATCTTGGCAGAGAAGAGGGCAGCAGCACCTGTGGTGTCCGTGCCCTGCATCCCGCCACACAG GCTCAGTAAGATCACCAACCGCCTGACCATCCAGAGGAAGAGCCAGTTCATGCAGAGGCTGCACAGCTACTGGACTCTGAAACGACAATCACGGAATGGGGTCCCACTACTCAGGCGCCTGCAAACACACCTTCAGTCTCAGAGGAACTGTGAACAAGTTGGG AGAGAGTCTGATGATAAAAACTGGGCCCTCAAAGAACAGCTCAAGTCCTGGCAGAGACTGCGGCATGACCTGGAGCGAGCTCGGCTGCTGGTGGAGTTGATCCGCAAGCGAGAGAAACTAAAAAGGGAGACG ATCAAGATCCAGCAGATTGCCATGGAGATGCAGCTGACCcctttcctcatcctcctccGAAAAACCTTGGAGCAGCTCCAAGAGAAGGACACAGGCAACATCTTCAGCGAGCCGGTCCCTCTGTCTGAGGTAACCGAATTGGACGAA GTACCCGACTACCTAGACCACATCAAAAAGCCCATGGACTTTTTCACCATGAAGCAGAACTTGGAGGCTTACCGCTACTTGAACTTTGATGATTTTGAGGAGGACTTCAACCTCATTGTCAGCAACTGCCTAAAGTATAATGCCAAGGACACCATCTTCTACAGGGCAGCAGTGCGACTCCGTGAGCAGGGTGGTGCTGTGCTCCGTCAAGCCCGGCGACAGGCAGAAAAAATGGGCATTGACTTTGAGACGGGCATGCATATCCCTCACAACCTGACTGGAGATGAGGTCTCACACCACACTGAAGATG CAGTAGAGGAAGAACGGCTGGTCCTGCTGGAGAACCAGAAACACCTGCCAGTAGAAGAACAGCTGAAGTTGTTGCTGGAGAGGCTGGATGAAGTCAATGCCAGCAAGCAGAGTGTGGGCCGCTCTCGGCGTGCAAAAATGATCAAGAAGGAGATGACAGCATTGCGGCGGAAGCTTGCTCACCAGCGGGAGACTGGCCGGGATGGGCCTGAGCGTCATGGCCCCTCAGGTCGGGGCAATCTGACACCCCACCCAGCAGCCTGTGACAAAGATGGACAGACCGACAGTGCCGCAGAAGAGAGCAGCAGCCAGGAAACAAGCAAAG gCCTGGGTCCCAACATGTCCTCAACCCCCGCACATGAGGTGGGCAGGAGAACCTCAGTTCTGTTCTCCAAAAAGAACCCGAAGACAGCTGGACCGCCCAAGAGGCCGGGCCGGCCCCCCAAAAACCGGGAGAGCCAGATGACCCCCAGCCACGGAGGCAGTCCTGTGGGGCCCCCTCAGCTCCCCATCATGGGCTCCCTACGTCAGCGCAAGCGGGGTAGGAGCCCCCGGCCCAGTTCAAGCTCAGACAGCGACAGTGATAAGTCCACAGAAGATCCCCCAATGG ACTTACCAGCCAATGGCTTCAGCAGTGGGAACCAGCCAGTGAAGAAGAGTTTCTTGGTGTACCGTAATGACTGCAACCTTCCCCGAAGCAGCTCAGACTCTgagtccagcagcagcagcagcagcagtgcagCCTCAGACCGGACCAG CACAACTCCCTCAAAACAAGGCAGGGGCAAGCCCTCTTTCTCTCGGGGCACATTCCCAGAAGACAGTAGTGAAGATACCTCAGGCACTGAGAATGAGGCCTACTCCGTGGGCACTGGCCGCGGCGTGGGCCACAGCA TGGTAAGAAAGAGTCTGGGTCGAGGAGCTGGCTGGCTGTCAGAGGATGAGGACTCCCCGTTGGATGCTCTGGACCTTGTGTGGGCCAAATGCCGAGGCTATCCATCATACCCAGCTCTG ATCATTGATCCAAAGATGCCCCGAGAAGGTATGTTCCACCATGGGGTTCCTATCCCTGTACCACCACTGGAGGTTCTAAAACTTGGGGAACAAATGACACAGGAAGCCCGAGAGCATCTCTACCTCGTTCTCTTCTTTGACAACAAACGAACCTG GCAGTGGCTGCCCCGGACTAAGCTCGTTCCTCTGGGTGTGAACCAGGATCTAGACAAAGAGAAGATGCTGGAGGGCCGCAAGTCCAACATCCGCAAGTCAGTGCAGATTGCTTACCACAGGGCTCTGCAGCACCGAAGCAAGGTGCAGGGTGAGCAGAGCAGCGAGACCAGCGATAGTGACTGA
- the Brpf1 gene encoding peregrin isoform X2 → MGVDFDVKTFCHNLRATKPPYECPVETCRKVYKSYSGIEYHLYHYDHDSPPPPQQTPLRKHKKKGRQSRPANKQSPSPSEVSQSPGREVMSYAQAQRMVEVDLHGRVHRISIFDNLDVVSEDEEAPEEAPENGSNKENTETPAATPKSGKHKNKEKRKDSNHHHHSAPASAAPKLPEVVYRELEQDTPDAPPRPTSYYRYIEKSAEELDEEVEYDMDEEDYIWLDIMNERRKTEGVSPIPQEIFEYLMDRLEKESYFESHNKGDPNALVDEDAVCCICNDGECQNSNVILFCDMCNLAVHQECYGVPYIPEGQWLCRRCLQSPSRAVDCALCPNKGGAFKQTDDGRWAHVVCALWIPEVCFANTVFLEPIDSIEHIPPARWKLTCYICKQRGSGACIQCHKANCYTAFHVTCAQQAGLYMKMEPVRETGANGTSFSVRKTAYCDIHTPPGSARRLPALSHSEGEEEEDEEEDEGKSWSSEKVKKAKAKSRIKMKKARKILAEKRAAAPVVSVPCIPPHRLSKITNRLTIQRKSQFMQRLHSYWTLKRQSRNGVPLLRRLQTHLQSQRNCEQVGRESDDKNWALKEQLKSWQRLRHDLERARLLVELIRKREKLKRETIKIQQIAMEMQLTPFLILLRKTLEQLQEKDTGNIFSEPVPLSEVTELDEVPDYLDHIKKPMDFFTMKQNLEAYRYLNFDDFEEDFNLIVSNCLKYNAKDTIFYRAAVRLREQGGAVLRQARRQAEKMGIDFETGMHIPHNLTGDEVSHHTEDVEEERLVLLENQKHLPVEEQLKLLLERLDEVNASKQSVGRSRRAKMIKKEMTALRRKLAHQRETGRDGPERHGPSGRGNLTPHPAACDKDGQTDSAAEESSSQETSKGLGPNMSSTPAHEVGRRTSVLFSKKNPKTAGPPKRPGRPPKNRESQMTPSHGGSPVGPPQLPIMGSLRQRKRGRSPRPSSSSDSDSDKSTEDPPMDLPANGFSSGNQPVKKSFLVYRNDCNLPRSSSDSESSSSSSSSAASDRTSTTPSKQGRGKPSFSRGTFPEDSSEDTSGTENEAYSVGTGRGVGHSSKYPHPKSGVLGTQFQGLASPPAADPPPLSRSCEVVRKSLGRGAGWLSEDEDSPLDALDLVWAKCRGYPSYPALIIDPKMPREGMFHHGVPIPVPPLEVLKLGEQMTQEAREHLYLVLFFDNKRTWQWLPRTKLVPLGVNQDLDKEKMLEGRKSNIRKSVQIAYHRALQHRSKVQGEQSSETSDSD, encoded by the exons ATGGGGGTGGACTTTGATGTGAAGACCTTCTGCCACAACTTGCGAGCAACTAAGCCACCATATGAGTGCCCTGTGGAGACTTGCCGCAAGGTTTACAAGAGTTACAGTGGTATCGAGTACCACCTGTACCACTATGACCACGACAGCCCACCACCCCCACAGCAGACCCCACTGCGCAAGCACAAAAAGAAAGGGCGCCAGTCACGACCAGCCAACAAGCAGTCACCCAGCCCCTCTGAAGTCTCACAGTCACCAGGCCGAGAGGTGATGAGCTATGCTCAGGCCCAGCGCATGGTAGAAGTGGACCTTCATGGCCGTGTCCACCGAATCAGCATCTTTGACAACTTGGATGTGGTGTCAGAGGATGAGGAGGCCCCTGAGGAGGCCCCTGAGAATGGCAGCAACAAGGAAAACACTGAGACACCTGCGGCTACACCTAAGtcaggcaagcataagaacaagGAGAAACGAAAGGACTctaaccaccaccatcacagcGCTCCTGCCAGTGCTGCTCCCAAATTGCCTGAGGTGGTGTATCGTGAGCTAGAGCAAGATACCCCTGACGCACCACCCCGGCCCACTTCCTACTACCG GTACATCGAGAAATCTGCAGAGGAGCTGGATGAGGAGGTGGAGTATGACATGGATGAAGAGGACTATATCTGGCTGGATATCATGAATGAGCGGCGGAAGACTGAAGGTGTAAGTCCCATCCCACAAGAGATCTTTGAGTACTTAATGGACCGTTTGGAGAAGGAGTCGTACTTTGAGAGTCACAATAAAGGTGACCCCAATGCACTAGTGGATGAAGATGCCGTGTGCTGTATCTGCAATGATGGCGAGTGCCAGAACAGCAATGTCATCCTCTTCTGTGACATGTGTAACTTGGCTGTGCACCAGGAGTGCTACGGTGTCCCCTATATCCCTGAAGGCCAGTGGCTGTGCCGCCGTTGCCTGCAGTCACCTTCTCGTGCAGTGGATTGTGCTCTGTGCCCCAATAAGGGTGGTGCCTTCAAGCAGACAGATGATGGCCGCTGGGCCCACGTGGTGTGTGCCTTGTGGATCCCTGAGGTTTGCTTTGCCAACACAGTCTTCCTAGAACCTATTGACAGCATTGAGCACATCCCACCAGCTCGGTGGAAGCTCACCTGCTACATTTGTAAACAGCGGGGCTCTGGAGCCTGCATCCAGTGCCATAAGGCCAATTGCTACACAGCCTTCCATGTGACATGTGCCCAACAAGCTGGCCTTTACATGAAGATGGAACCTGTGCGGGAGACAGGTGCCAATGGTACCTCCTTTAGCGTCCGCAAGACAGCCTACTGTGACATCCACACACCCCCAGGTTCTGCTCGTCGCCTGCCTGCCCTATCCCACAGtgagggtgaggaagaagaggatgaggaagaagatgagggtAAAAGCTGGAGCTCAGAGAAGGTCAAGAAGGCCAAGGCCAAGTCCCGGATTAAGATGAAGAAAGCTCGGAAGATCTTGGCAGAGAAGAGGGCAGCAGCACCTGTGGTGTCCGTGCCCTGCATCCCGCCACACAG GCTCAGTAAGATCACCAACCGCCTGACCATCCAGAGGAAGAGCCAGTTCATGCAGAGGCTGCACAGCTACTGGACTCTGAAACGACAATCACGGAATGGGGTCCCACTACTCAGGCGCCTGCAAACACACCTTCAGTCTCAGAGGAACTGTGAACAAGTTGGG AGAGAGTCTGATGATAAAAACTGGGCCCTCAAAGAACAGCTCAAGTCCTGGCAGAGACTGCGGCATGACCTGGAGCGAGCTCGGCTGCTGGTGGAGTTGATCCGCAAGCGAGAGAAACTAAAAAGGGAGACG ATCAAGATCCAGCAGATTGCCATGGAGATGCAGCTGACCcctttcctcatcctcctccGAAAAACCTTGGAGCAGCTCCAAGAGAAGGACACAGGCAACATCTTCAGCGAGCCGGTCCCTCTGTCTGAGGTAACCGAATTGGACGAA GTACCCGACTACCTAGACCACATCAAAAAGCCCATGGACTTTTTCACCATGAAGCAGAACTTGGAGGCTTACCGCTACTTGAACTTTGATGATTTTGAGGAGGACTTCAACCTCATTGTCAGCAACTGCCTAAAGTATAATGCCAAGGACACCATCTTCTACAGGGCAGCAGTGCGACTCCGTGAGCAGGGTGGTGCTGTGCTCCGTCAAGCCCGGCGACAGGCAGAAAAAATGGGCATTGACTTTGAGACGGGCATGCATATCCCTCACAACCTGACTGGAGATGAGGTCTCACACCACACTGAAGATG TAGAGGAAGAACGGCTGGTCCTGCTGGAGAACCAGAAACACCTGCCAGTAGAAGAACAGCTGAAGTTGTTGCTGGAGAGGCTGGATGAAGTCAATGCCAGCAAGCAGAGTGTGGGCCGCTCTCGGCGTGCAAAAATGATCAAGAAGGAGATGACAGCATTGCGGCGGAAGCTTGCTCACCAGCGGGAGACTGGCCGGGATGGGCCTGAGCGTCATGGCCCCTCAGGTCGGGGCAATCTGACACCCCACCCAGCAGCCTGTGACAAAGATGGACAGACCGACAGTGCCGCAGAAGAGAGCAGCAGCCAGGAAACAAGCAAAG gCCTGGGTCCCAACATGTCCTCAACCCCCGCACATGAGGTGGGCAGGAGAACCTCAGTTCTGTTCTCCAAAAAGAACCCGAAGACAGCTGGACCGCCCAAGAGGCCGGGCCGGCCCCCCAAAAACCGGGAGAGCCAGATGACCCCCAGCCACGGAGGCAGTCCTGTGGGGCCCCCTCAGCTCCCCATCATGGGCTCCCTACGTCAGCGCAAGCGGGGTAGGAGCCCCCGGCCCAGTTCAAGCTCAGACAGCGACAGTGATAAGTCCACAGAAGATCCCCCAATGG ACTTACCAGCCAATGGCTTCAGCAGTGGGAACCAGCCAGTGAAGAAGAGTTTCTTGGTGTACCGTAATGACTGCAACCTTCCCCGAAGCAGCTCAGACTCTgagtccagcagcagcagcagcagcagtgcagCCTCAGACCGGACCAG CACAACTCCCTCAAAACAAGGCAGGGGCAAGCCCTCTTTCTCTCGGGGCACATTCCCAGAAGACAGTAGTGAAGATACCTCAGGCACTGAGAATGAGGCCTACTCCGTGGGCACTGGCCGCGGCGTGGGCCACAGCAGTAAGTACCCTCACCCAAAGTCAGGGGTGCTGGGGACCCAGTTTCAAGGCCTTGCCAGCCCCCCAGCTGCTGATCCGCCCCCTCTCTCCCGTTCCTGTGAAGTGGTAAGAAAGAGTCTGGGTCGAGGAGCTGGCTGGCTGTCAGAGGATGAGGACTCCCCGTTGGATGCTCTGGACCTTGTGTGGGCCAAATGCCGAGGCTATCCATCATACCCAGCTCTG ATCATTGATCCAAAGATGCCCCGAGAAGGTATGTTCCACCATGGGGTTCCTATCCCTGTACCACCACTGGAGGTTCTAAAACTTGGGGAACAAATGACACAGGAAGCCCGAGAGCATCTCTACCTCGTTCTCTTCTTTGACAACAAACGAACCTG GCAGTGGCTGCCCCGGACTAAGCTCGTTCCTCTGGGTGTGAACCAGGATCTAGACAAAGAGAAGATGCTGGAGGGCCGCAAGTCCAACATCCGCAAGTCAGTGCAGATTGCTTACCACAGGGCTCTGCAGCACCGAAGCAAGGTGCAGGGTGAGCAGAGCAGCGAGACCAGCGATAGTGACTGA
- the Brpf1 gene encoding peregrin isoform X4, producing MGVDFDVKTFCHNLRATKPPYECPVETCRKVYKSYSGIEYHLYHYDHDSPPPPQQTPLRKHKKKGRQSRPANKQSPSPSEVSQSPGREVMSYAQAQRMVEVDLHGRVHRISIFDNLDVVSEDEEAPEEAPENGSNKENTETPAATPKSGKHKNKEKRKDSNHHHHSAPASAAPKLPEVVYRELEQDTPDAPPRPTSYYRYIEKSAEELDEEVEYDMDEEDYIWLDIMNERRKTEGVSPIPQEIFEYLMDRLEKESYFESHNKGDPNALVDEDAVCCICNDGECQNSNVILFCDMCNLAVHQECYGVPYIPEGQWLCRRCLQSPSRAVDCALCPNKGGAFKQTDDGRWAHVVCALWIPEVCFANTVFLEPIDSIEHIPPARWKLTCYICKQRGSGACIQCHKANCYTAFHVTCAQQAGLYMKMEPVRETGANGTSFSVRKTAYCDIHTPPGSARRLPALSHSEGEEEEDEEEDEGKSWSSEKVKKAKAKSRIKMKKARKILAEKRAAAPVVSVPCIPPHRLSKITNRLTIQRKSQFMQRLHSYWTLKRQSRNGVPLLRRLQTHLQSQRNCEQVGRESDDKNWALKEQLKSWQRLRHDLERARLLVELIRKREKLKRETIKIQQIAMEMQLTPFLILLRKTLEQLQEKDTGNIFSEPVPLSEVPDYLDHIKKPMDFFTMKQNLEAYRYLNFDDFEEDFNLIVSNCLKYNAKDTIFYRAAVRLREQGGAVLRQARRQAEKMGIDFETGMHIPHNLTGDEVSHHTEDVEEERLVLLENQKHLPVEEQLKLLLERLDEVNASKQSVGRSRRAKMIKKEMTALRRKLAHQRETGRDGPERHGPSGRGNLTPHPAACDKDGQTDSAAEESSSQETSKGLGPNMSSTPAHEVGRRTSVLFSKKNPKTAGPPKRPGRPPKNRESQMTPSHGGSPVGPPQLPIMGSLRQRKRGRSPRPSSSSDSDSDKSTEDPPMDLPANGFSSGNQPVKKSFLVYRNDCNLPRSSSDSESSSSSSSSAASDRTSTTPSKQGRGKPSFSRGTFPEDSSEDTSGTENEAYSVGTGRGVGHSSKYPHPKSGVLGTQFQGLASPPAADPPPLSRSCEVVRKSLGRGAGWLSEDEDSPLDALDLVWAKCRGYPSYPALIIDPKMPREGMFHHGVPIPVPPLEVLKLGEQMTQEAREHLYLVLFFDNKRTWQWLPRTKLVPLGVNQDLDKEKMLEGRKSNIRKSVQIAYHRALQHRSKVQGEQSSETSDSD from the exons ATGGGGGTGGACTTTGATGTGAAGACCTTCTGCCACAACTTGCGAGCAACTAAGCCACCATATGAGTGCCCTGTGGAGACTTGCCGCAAGGTTTACAAGAGTTACAGTGGTATCGAGTACCACCTGTACCACTATGACCACGACAGCCCACCACCCCCACAGCAGACCCCACTGCGCAAGCACAAAAAGAAAGGGCGCCAGTCACGACCAGCCAACAAGCAGTCACCCAGCCCCTCTGAAGTCTCACAGTCACCAGGCCGAGAGGTGATGAGCTATGCTCAGGCCCAGCGCATGGTAGAAGTGGACCTTCATGGCCGTGTCCACCGAATCAGCATCTTTGACAACTTGGATGTGGTGTCAGAGGATGAGGAGGCCCCTGAGGAGGCCCCTGAGAATGGCAGCAACAAGGAAAACACTGAGACACCTGCGGCTACACCTAAGtcaggcaagcataagaacaagGAGAAACGAAAGGACTctaaccaccaccatcacagcGCTCCTGCCAGTGCTGCTCCCAAATTGCCTGAGGTGGTGTATCGTGAGCTAGAGCAAGATACCCCTGACGCACCACCCCGGCCCACTTCCTACTACCG GTACATCGAGAAATCTGCAGAGGAGCTGGATGAGGAGGTGGAGTATGACATGGATGAAGAGGACTATATCTGGCTGGATATCATGAATGAGCGGCGGAAGACTGAAGGTGTAAGTCCCATCCCACAAGAGATCTTTGAGTACTTAATGGACCGTTTGGAGAAGGAGTCGTACTTTGAGAGTCACAATAAAGGTGACCCCAATGCACTAGTGGATGAAGATGCCGTGTGCTGTATCTGCAATGATGGCGAGTGCCAGAACAGCAATGTCATCCTCTTCTGTGACATGTGTAACTTGGCTGTGCACCAGGAGTGCTACGGTGTCCCCTATATCCCTGAAGGCCAGTGGCTGTGCCGCCGTTGCCTGCAGTCACCTTCTCGTGCAGTGGATTGTGCTCTGTGCCCCAATAAGGGTGGTGCCTTCAAGCAGACAGATGATGGCCGCTGGGCCCACGTGGTGTGTGCCTTGTGGATCCCTGAGGTTTGCTTTGCCAACACAGTCTTCCTAGAACCTATTGACAGCATTGAGCACATCCCACCAGCTCGGTGGAAGCTCACCTGCTACATTTGTAAACAGCGGGGCTCTGGAGCCTGCATCCAGTGCCATAAGGCCAATTGCTACACAGCCTTCCATGTGACATGTGCCCAACAAGCTGGCCTTTACATGAAGATGGAACCTGTGCGGGAGACAGGTGCCAATGGTACCTCCTTTAGCGTCCGCAAGACAGCCTACTGTGACATCCACACACCCCCAGGTTCTGCTCGTCGCCTGCCTGCCCTATCCCACAGtgagggtgaggaagaagaggatgaggaagaagatgagggtAAAAGCTGGAGCTCAGAGAAGGTCAAGAAGGCCAAGGCCAAGTCCCGGATTAAGATGAAGAAAGCTCGGAAGATCTTGGCAGAGAAGAGGGCAGCAGCACCTGTGGTGTCCGTGCCCTGCATCCCGCCACACAG GCTCAGTAAGATCACCAACCGCCTGACCATCCAGAGGAAGAGCCAGTTCATGCAGAGGCTGCACAGCTACTGGACTCTGAAACGACAATCACGGAATGGGGTCCCACTACTCAGGCGCCTGCAAACACACCTTCAGTCTCAGAGGAACTGTGAACAAGTTGGG AGAGAGTCTGATGATAAAAACTGGGCCCTCAAAGAACAGCTCAAGTCCTGGCAGAGACTGCGGCATGACCTGGAGCGAGCTCGGCTGCTGGTGGAGTTGATCCGCAAGCGAGAGAAACTAAAAAGGGAGACG ATCAAGATCCAGCAGATTGCCATGGAGATGCAGCTGACCcctttcctcatcctcctccGAAAAACCTTGGAGCAGCTCCAAGAGAAGGACACAGGCAACATCTTCAGCGAGCCGGTCCCTCTGTCTGAG GTACCCGACTACCTAGACCACATCAAAAAGCCCATGGACTTTTTCACCATGAAGCAGAACTTGGAGGCTTACCGCTACTTGAACTTTGATGATTTTGAGGAGGACTTCAACCTCATTGTCAGCAACTGCCTAAAGTATAATGCCAAGGACACCATCTTCTACAGGGCAGCAGTGCGACTCCGTGAGCAGGGTGGTGCTGTGCTCCGTCAAGCCCGGCGACAGGCAGAAAAAATGGGCATTGACTTTGAGACGGGCATGCATATCCCTCACAACCTGACTGGAGATGAGGTCTCACACCACACTGAAGATG TAGAGGAAGAACGGCTGGTCCTGCTGGAGAACCAGAAACACCTGCCAGTAGAAGAACAGCTGAAGTTGTTGCTGGAGAGGCTGGATGAAGTCAATGCCAGCAAGCAGAGTGTGGGCCGCTCTCGGCGTGCAAAAATGATCAAGAAGGAGATGACAGCATTGCGGCGGAAGCTTGCTCACCAGCGGGAGACTGGCCGGGATGGGCCTGAGCGTCATGGCCCCTCAGGTCGGGGCAATCTGACACCCCACCCAGCAGCCTGTGACAAAGATGGACAGACCGACAGTGCCGCAGAAGAGAGCAGCAGCCAGGAAACAAGCAAAG gCCTGGGTCCCAACATGTCCTCAACCCCCGCACATGAGGTGGGCAGGAGAACCTCAGTTCTGTTCTCCAAAAAGAACCCGAAGACAGCTGGACCGCCCAAGAGGCCGGGCCGGCCCCCCAAAAACCGGGAGAGCCAGATGACCCCCAGCCACGGAGGCAGTCCTGTGGGGCCCCCTCAGCTCCCCATCATGGGCTCCCTACGTCAGCGCAAGCGGGGTAGGAGCCCCCGGCCCAGTTCAAGCTCAGACAGCGACAGTGATAAGTCCACAGAAGATCCCCCAATGG ACTTACCAGCCAATGGCTTCAGCAGTGGGAACCAGCCAGTGAAGAAGAGTTTCTTGGTGTACCGTAATGACTGCAACCTTCCCCGAAGCAGCTCAGACTCTgagtccagcagcagcagcagcagcagtgcagCCTCAGACCGGACCAG CACAACTCCCTCAAAACAAGGCAGGGGCAAGCCCTCTTTCTCTCGGGGCACATTCCCAGAAGACAGTAGTGAAGATACCTCAGGCACTGAGAATGAGGCCTACTCCGTGGGCACTGGCCGCGGCGTGGGCCACAGCAGTAAGTACCCTCACCCAAAGTCAGGGGTGCTGGGGACCCAGTTTCAAGGCCTTGCCAGCCCCCCAGCTGCTGATCCGCCCCCTCTCTCCCGTTCCTGTGAAGTGGTAAGAAAGAGTCTGGGTCGAGGAGCTGGCTGGCTGTCAGAGGATGAGGACTCCCCGTTGGATGCTCTGGACCTTGTGTGGGCCAAATGCCGAGGCTATCCATCATACCCAGCTCTG ATCATTGATCCAAAGATGCCCCGAGAAGGTATGTTCCACCATGGGGTTCCTATCCCTGTACCACCACTGGAGGTTCTAAAACTTGGGGAACAAATGACACAGGAAGCCCGAGAGCATCTCTACCTCGTTCTCTTCTTTGACAACAAACGAACCTG GCAGTGGCTGCCCCGGACTAAGCTCGTTCCTCTGGGTGTGAACCAGGATCTAGACAAAGAGAAGATGCTGGAGGGCCGCAAGTCCAACATCCGCAAGTCAGTGCAGATTGCTTACCACAGGGCTCTGCAGCACCGAAGCAAGGTGCAGGGTGAGCAGAGCAGCGAGACCAGCGATAGTGACTGA